One Desulfuromonas sp. DNA window includes the following coding sequences:
- a CDS encoding HAD family hydrolase gives MDPTLLRNIRAIFFDLDGTLLEVEMDRFIPAYLRGLSGHLAEEGGSPGEIARLLLSTTGELLRGGNGHDSNEEAFLAALQQRLGIDREAFARRLGDYCADGLTALAPLTRPIPLARPILQTCFERGLTVAVATNPVFPRPVVDARLRWGQLDDFPFRQVTTIENSRHCKPDPRYFADLMDALGVVPAECVMVGNDALQDLAARRVGIATFLVDTYLVPRRSRREPPADFRGGHEELLEFVARLGPAAVEN, from the coding sequence ATGGACCCGACGCTGCTTCGCAACATCCGGGCGATATTCTTCGACCTCGACGGCACCCTGCTCGAGGTGGAGATGGACCGCTTCATCCCCGCCTACCTACGAGGCCTTTCGGGGCACCTCGCCGAAGAGGGGGGCAGCCCCGGCGAGATCGCCCGACTTCTCCTCTCCACCACCGGCGAACTGCTTCGCGGGGGCAACGGCCACGACAGCAACGAGGAGGCCTTCCTGGCCGCCCTGCAGCAGCGCCTCGGCATCGACCGCGAGGCCTTCGCCCGCCGCCTCGGCGACTACTGCGCCGACGGCCTCACCGCACTGGCGCCCCTGACCCGGCCGATCCCCCTCGCCCGGCCCATCCTGCAGACCTGCTTCGAACGGGGCCTGACCGTGGCCGTCGCCACCAACCCCGTCTTTCCCCGCCCGGTGGTCGATGCCCGGCTGCGCTGGGGGCAGCTCGACGACTTCCCCTTCCGCCAGGTGACGACCATCGAGAACAGCCGCCACTGCAAGCCCGACCCCCGCTACTTCGCCGACCTGATGGACGCCCTCGGGGTGGTCCCGGCCGAATGCGTCATGGTCGGCAACGACGCGCTCCAGGACCTGGCCGCCCGCCGTGTCGGCATCGCAACCTTCCTCGTCGACACCTACCTGGTCCCGCGCCGCAGCCGCAGGGAGCCGCCCGCCGACTTTCGCGGCGGCCACGAAGAGCTGCTCGAATTCGTCGCCCGGCTCGGCCCGGCGGCCGTGGAGAATTGA
- the trxB gene encoding thioredoxin-disulfide reductase, with translation MTTVHEAHDTIILGSGPAGLTAAIYAARGNCCPLVIHGSQPGGQLTTTTDIDNFPGFPEGIDGPTLMQQMEDQARRFGTAFVQGEVTRVDLEGPPFRVWVEDEIYLCTSLVIATGASPRMLGLPNEWDLYGRGVSVCATCDGFFYKEKELVVVGGGDTALEEAAFLTRFARRVTVVHRRDTLRASPPLQKRARENERIGFRWNSVVSAILGDKEAGVRGVRLKHLQNGQEEELACDGVFIAIGHTPNTALFEGKLEMDEGGYLVTRNGTETSVPGVFAAGDVQDHQFRQAITAAGSGCMAAMQAERYLETLQQAKS, from the coding sequence ATGACAACCGTCCATGAGGCCCACGACACCATCATCCTCGGCTCCGGCCCGGCCGGACTGACCGCGGCCATCTACGCCGCCCGGGGCAACTGCTGCCCTCTGGTGATCCACGGCAGCCAGCCCGGGGGGCAGCTCACGACCACCACCGACATCGACAACTTCCCCGGCTTTCCCGAGGGGATCGACGGCCCGACCCTGATGCAGCAGATGGAGGACCAGGCGCGCCGCTTCGGCACCGCCTTCGTCCAGGGCGAGGTCACCCGGGTGGATCTGGAGGGCCCGCCCTTTCGTGTCTGGGTGGAGGACGAAATCTACCTCTGCACGTCCCTGGTCATCGCCACCGGCGCCTCGCCCCGGATGCTCGGCCTGCCCAACGAGTGGGACCTCTACGGCCGCGGGGTCTCCGTCTGCGCCACCTGCGACGGCTTCTTCTACAAGGAGAAAGAGCTGGTGGTTGTCGGCGGGGGCGACACCGCCCTGGAGGAGGCCGCCTTCCTGACCCGCTTCGCCCGCCGGGTGACGGTGGTGCACCGCCGCGACACCCTGCGCGCCTCCCCTCCCCTGCAGAAACGGGCACGGGAAAACGAACGGATCGGCTTCCGCTGGAACAGCGTGGTCAGCGCCATCCTCGGGGACAAGGAGGCGGGGGTTCGGGGGGTGCGCCTGAAGCACCTGCAGAACGGGCAGGAGGAGGAACTGGCCTGCGACGGGGTGTTCATCGCCATCGGCCACACCCCCAACACGGCCCTCTTCGAGGGGAAGCTGGAGATGGACGAGGGCGGCTACCTGGTCACCCGAAACGGCACCGAAACGAGTGTCCCCGGGGTCTTCGCCGCCGGCGACGTGCAGGACCACCAATTCCGCCAGGCCATTACCGCCGCCGGCAGCGGCTGCATGGCGGCGATGCAGGCAGAGCGCTATCTGGAGACCCTGCAGCAGGCGAAGAGCTGA
- the lipA gene encoding lipoyl synthase — MSRPSRQKPDWLKVRFPGGPGVARIERYHRELGLHSVCRSAACPNMGECWSRGIATFMVLGDICTRDCAFCNVHAGAPAPAEPAEPARVARAIGELGLRHAVVTSVTRDDLPDGGAAHFAEVTRAIRKRAPGCRVELLIPDLGGDHGALARILRAAPDLLGHNLETVPRLYGAVRKGASYRRSLELLAAAARIAPGVPLKSGLMLGMGESRRETLDVLDDLRRSGCRRLTLGQYLAPSSRHHPVTRYLSPEEFDALRQKGLERGFSHVEAGPLVRSSYHAEEQFEESLHDNRP, encoded by the coding sequence ATGAGCCGGCCCTCTAGACAAAAGCCCGACTGGCTCAAGGTCCGTTTTCCCGGCGGGCCCGGGGTCGCCCGCATCGAGCGCTACCACCGGGAGCTGGGCCTGCACTCGGTCTGCCGCAGCGCCGCCTGTCCCAACATGGGGGAGTGCTGGAGCCGGGGCATCGCCACCTTCATGGTGCTCGGCGACATCTGCACCCGGGACTGCGCCTTCTGCAACGTGCACGCCGGCGCGCCGGCGCCTGCGGAGCCCGCCGAGCCGGCGCGGGTGGCCCGGGCGATCGGGGAGCTGGGCCTGCGCCACGCGGTTGTCACCTCGGTGACCCGGGACGACCTGCCCGACGGCGGGGCGGCCCACTTCGCGGAAGTGACGCGGGCGATCCGCAAGCGGGCCCCCGGCTGCCGGGTGGAACTGCTCATCCCCGACCTGGGGGGAGACCACGGGGCCCTGGCGAGGATTCTGCGGGCCGCCCCCGACCTGCTGGGACACAACCTGGAGACGGTGCCGCGCCTCTACGGGGCGGTGCGCAAGGGGGCGTCCTACCGCCGTTCTCTCGAGCTGCTGGCCGCCGCCGCCCGGATCGCCCCCGGAGTGCCCCTCAAGTCGGGCCTCATGCTCGGCATGGGAGAGAGCCGCCGGGAAACCCTCGACGTCCTCGACGACCTGCGCCGCTCCGGCTGCCGCCGCCTCACCCTGGGCCAGTACCTCGCCCCCTCATCCCGCCACCACCCGGTGACCCGCTACCTGTCTCCCGAAGAGTTCGACGCTCTGCGACAGAAGGGGCTGGAGAGGGGATTCTCCCACGTTGAGGCCGGCCCCCTGGTGCGGTCCTCCTACCACGCCGAAGAACAGTTCGAGGAGTCGCTGCATGACAACCGTCCATGA
- a CDS encoding cupin domain-containing protein: protein MGNIREEVKELQIGLKVRRLRQERRMTLQALAEATGLSKPLLSQIENDQVIPPLATLLRISKSFKVNLHTFFQEEGSSEKCLLVRAGESRKMTRPAGRAGLQSPYVYHSLAYGKKDRNLEPFLVEFEARQWRGELQVSHEGEEFLFLLEGELEFHYGERVMTMGPGDSVYYDSTEPHGYIARGERAARAVAVLFSRTW, encoded by the coding sequence ATGGGGAACATTCGGGAAGAGGTGAAAGAGCTACAGATCGGCCTCAAAGTTCGCCGATTGCGCCAGGAGCGGCGTATGACCCTGCAGGCTCTCGCCGAGGCCACCGGGTTGTCCAAGCCTCTCCTCTCCCAGATCGAAAACGACCAGGTGATTCCCCCCCTGGCCACCCTGCTGCGCATCTCCAAGTCCTTCAAGGTCAACCTGCACACCTTCTTTCAGGAGGAGGGCAGCAGCGAAAAGTGCCTCTTGGTGCGGGCCGGCGAGAGCCGCAAGATGACCCGTCCTGCCGGTCGCGCGGGCCTGCAGTCCCCCTACGTCTACCACTCCCTGGCCTACGGCAAGAAGGACCGCAACCTCGAACCATTCCTTGTGGAGTTTGAAGCCCGGCAGTGGCGCGGCGAACTGCAGGTCAGCCACGAGGGGGAGGAGTTCCTCTTCCTGCTTGAGGGCGAGTTGGAGTTCCACTACGGCGAACGGGTCATGACCATGGGCCCCGGCGACTCGGTCTATTACGACTCGACCGAGCCCCACGGTTACATCGCCAGGGGGGAGAGGGCGGCCCGGGCGGTGGCGGTCCTCTTTTCCCGAACCTGGTAG
- a CDS encoding ferredoxin: MARKPYVDKDVCISCNLCVDTVPEVFRMDDEDLAEVYDPSGAPEEKIQEAMDACPVACILWED; this comes from the coding sequence ATGGCCAGAAAGCCCTATGTCGACAAGGACGTCTGCATCAGCTGCAACCTCTGCGTCGACACGGTCCCCGAAGTGTTCCGCATGGACGATGAGGATCTCGCCGAGGTCTACGACCCGAGCGGCGCTCCCGAGGAAAAGATCCAGGAGGCGATGGACGCATGCCCGGTGGCCTGCATCCTCTGGGAGGACTAG
- the rd gene encoding rubredoxin, giving the protein MDKYRCLICDYIYDPAVGDPDNGVAAGTAFADLPEEWVCPLCGADKSNFEKV; this is encoded by the coding sequence ATGGACAAGTACCGCTGCCTGATCTGCGATTACATCTACGACCCCGCCGTGGGCGACCCTGACAACGGCGTCGCCGCCGGCACCGCCTTCGCGGACCTGCCCGAAGAATGGGTCTGCCCGCTGTGCGGGGCCGACAAGAGCAACTTCGAAAAGGTCTGA
- a CDS encoding DegQ family serine endoprotease: MIPLLRLALASLALLLALVPAGCDRDSETPIRTSVRDEKVRPPVEKPAPELVSTQEAFIEVSAKVTPVVVNIRAARMRRGGEFGGLFEQFFGDVFKDRPRQRRQEQSLGSGFIVSGDGYIMTNEHVVKGAEEISVKLSDQRVYAAEVVGVDPRTDVAVLKIETGEDLPTAVLGDSDALRVGQWALAIGNPFGLDRTLTVGVISAIGRANVGIEDYENFIQTDASINPGNSGGPLLNIYGEVVGINTAIVASGQGIGFAIPIGLARLIADQLMEKGEVTRGWLGVSIQPLTPDLAESFGLDRATGALVNQVLPGAPAERAGVRRGDILLSFDGRQVRGVRELQLLVASAQAGGTVDLVVLRDGERLTLPVTLITQEAAETAATVVPEAPSRELGLSVAPGEAGEGVAVQQVEPESEAAAAGVRPGDVVLSLNRIEVTDMVSWRKALKTVRGNRTVVLLIRREGNTLYLAFPAP; encoded by the coding sequence ATGATCCCCCTGCTGCGCCTCGCTCTGGCCTCGCTGGCCCTCCTCCTGGCTCTCGTGCCGGCCGGCTGCGACCGGGATAGCGAAACGCCGATCCGCACCAGCGTCCGCGACGAGAAGGTGCGCCCGCCCGTGGAGAAGCCCGCCCCCGAGCTGGTCTCCACCCAGGAGGCGTTTATCGAGGTCTCGGCCAAGGTGACCCCGGTGGTGGTCAACATCCGCGCCGCGCGGATGCGTCGGGGGGGGGAGTTCGGCGGCCTCTTCGAGCAGTTCTTCGGCGACGTGTTCAAGGACCGGCCGCGGCAGCGCCGCCAGGAGCAGAGCCTCGGCTCGGGCTTCATTGTCAGCGGCGACGGCTATATCATGACCAACGAGCATGTGGTCAAGGGGGCCGAGGAGATCTCCGTCAAGCTCTCCGATCAGCGGGTCTACGCCGCCGAGGTCGTCGGGGTCGATCCCCGTACCGACGTCGCGGTGCTCAAGATCGAAACCGGCGAGGATCTGCCGACAGCGGTCCTCGGCGACTCGGACGCCCTGAGGGTCGGGCAGTGGGCCCTGGCCATCGGCAACCCCTTCGGCCTCGACCGCACCCTGACCGTCGGGGTGATCTCCGCCATCGGCCGGGCCAACGTGGGGATCGAGGACTACGAGAATTTCATCCAGACCGACGCCTCCATCAATCCCGGCAACTCCGGCGGGCCCCTGCTCAACATCTACGGCGAGGTGGTCGGGATCAACACCGCCATCGTCGCCTCCGGCCAGGGGATCGGCTTCGCCATCCCGATCGGCCTGGCGCGGCTCATCGCCGACCAGCTCATGGAAAAGGGAGAGGTCACCCGGGGCTGGCTCGGGGTGAGCATCCAGCCCCTGACCCCCGACCTGGCCGAGTCCTTCGGCCTCGACCGGGCCACCGGGGCCCTGGTGAACCAGGTGCTCCCCGGCGCCCCCGCCGAACGGGCCGGTGTTCGGCGCGGCGACATCCTGCTTTCCTTCGACGGCAGACAGGTACGCGGGGTGCGCGAGCTGCAGTTGCTGGTGGCCAGCGCCCAGGCGGGCGGAACCGTCGACCTGGTAGTGCTGCGCGACGGCGAGCGGCTGACCCTGCCGGTGACCCTCATCACCCAGGAGGCCGCCGAAACAGCCGCCACAGTGGTTCCAGAGGCACCCTCCAGGGAACTTGGGCTGAGCGTCGCCCCCGGCGAGGCGGGCGAAGGGGTCGCTGTCCAACAGGTCGAGCCCGAGAGCGAGGCGGCCGCGGCCGGTGTGCGCCCCGGCGACGTGGTCCTCTCCCTCAACCGGATCGAGGTCACGGACATGGTCTCCTGGCGCAAGGCTCTCAAGACGGTGCGCGGGAACAGGACCGTGGTGCTGCTCATCCGGCGGGAGGGGAACACCCTCTACCTGGCGTTTCCCGCACCCTGA
- a CDS encoding 2-oxoglutarate dehydrogenase E1 component, with product MSLEANLSPAWIESLYRAWQEDPDGVPPEWGAFFRGFDLGREGPPPPGEGAEAAAPTLKQSAVQSLIYRYRDIGHLLACTDPLSPCALDHPLLDLETFDLETADLDRVFAARGFLKGRATLREILDTLRQTYCRSVGVEFMHIQDPAERRWLIDRMEPTRNRPELSGEEKQLILEHLQEATLFEEFLHRKFLGQKRFSLEGGEALIPVLDALVRRAASLGVRDLVLGMPHRGRLNVLANIFHKPLETIFAEFADNLEFGFVGEGDVKYHKGFSVDHRYGEHPIHLSLASNPSHLEAVDPVVEGKCRARQEGYGADGEKLVLPVLIHGDAAFAGQGVVTETLNLSGLEGYRTGGTVHIVVNNQIGFTTAAADARSTRYATDVAKMLMVPIFHVHGEDPEAAVSAVHLALDYRQAFGRDAVVEIICYRRHGHNEGDEPYFTQPLMYGKIKDRPPAHEVYAARRVAEGKSPETVAAGAEAIRRRLEEGLDRPSEPVDLGFRDKWGEIERDYSPKAVFTGVETDRLQALARQLAELPAGFTPHPKAARLMEKRREAVLAGAGIDWAAAEALAFGSLLAEGVPVRLSGQDSRRGTFSQRHSTIVDMETGRTHVPLAALPGGAAFRPFDSSLSEAAVLGFEYGYSLETPGGLTLWEAQFGDFVNGAQVIIDQFIASGAAKWDRASGLALLLPHGYEGQGPEHSSARIERFLQLCAGDNLVVAVPSTPAQYFHLLRRQVLQSFRRPLIVLTPKSLLRHPECVSELDAFAGGPFREVLPEETDTGETTRVLLCSGKVYYDLDDRRRKSGRRGVAIVRLEQLFPLRSDLLKETLEPFAGAEVVWVQEEPENGGAWPFLRPRLTALLGKEPRYVGRDAAASPAVGSHRLHTREQEQILAEAFGD from the coding sequence ATGAGCCTCGAAGCCAACCTCAGCCCCGCCTGGATCGAATCCCTCTACCGGGCCTGGCAGGAGGACCCCGACGGGGTCCCCCCCGAATGGGGCGCCTTTTTCCGGGGCTTCGACCTGGGCCGGGAAGGCCCTCCCCCCCCAGGGGAAGGAGCGGAGGCTGCGGCCCCGACGCTCAAGCAGTCCGCCGTCCAGTCCCTCATCTACCGCTACCGGGACATCGGCCATCTCCTCGCCTGCACGGACCCCCTCTCCCCCTGCGCACTCGACCATCCCCTGCTCGACCTGGAAACCTTCGACCTGGAGACGGCCGACCTCGATCGTGTCTTCGCCGCCCGGGGCTTCCTGAAGGGACGGGCCACCCTCCGCGAAATCCTCGACACCCTGCGCCAGACCTACTGCCGCTCGGTCGGGGTGGAGTTCATGCACATCCAGGACCCGGCCGAGCGCCGCTGGCTGATCGATCGCATGGAGCCGACCCGCAACCGTCCCGAGCTCAGCGGGGAGGAGAAGCAGCTGATCCTCGAACACCTTCAGGAAGCGACCCTCTTCGAGGAATTCCTGCACAGAAAGTTTCTCGGCCAGAAGCGCTTTTCCCTGGAGGGGGGGGAGGCCCTGATCCCGGTCCTCGACGCCCTGGTGCGCCGCGCCGCCTCCCTCGGCGTCCGCGATCTGGTCCTCGGCATGCCCCACCGCGGCAGGCTCAACGTTCTCGCCAACATCTTCCACAAGCCCCTCGAGACGATCTTTGCCGAGTTCGCCGACAACCTCGAGTTCGGCTTCGTCGGCGAGGGGGACGTCAAGTACCACAAGGGCTTCTCCGTCGACCACCGCTACGGGGAGCACCCCATCCACCTTTCCCTCGCCTCCAACCCCAGCCACCTCGAGGCGGTCGACCCGGTCGTCGAGGGGAAGTGCCGGGCCCGCCAGGAGGGCTACGGCGCCGACGGGGAGAAACTTGTGCTGCCGGTACTGATCCACGGCGACGCCGCCTTCGCCGGCCAGGGCGTGGTCACCGAGACCCTCAACCTCTCCGGGCTCGAAGGGTACCGCACCGGCGGCACGGTGCACATCGTGGTCAACAACCAGATCGGCTTCACCACCGCCGCCGCCGATGCCCGCTCCACGCGGTACGCCACCGACGTCGCCAAGATGCTGATGGTGCCGATCTTCCACGTCCACGGAGAGGACCCCGAGGCGGCGGTGTCCGCCGTCCACCTCGCCCTCGACTACCGGCAGGCCTTCGGCCGCGACGCCGTGGTGGAGATCATCTGCTACCGCCGCCACGGCCACAACGAGGGGGACGAACCCTACTTCACCCAGCCCCTGATGTACGGCAAGATCAAGGACCGCCCCCCCGCCCACGAGGTCTACGCCGCGCGCCGCGTCGCCGAGGGGAAGAGCCCCGAGACGGTGGCGGCCGGGGCCGAGGCGATCCGCCGGCGCCTGGAAGAGGGCCTCGACCGGCCCTCCGAGCCGGTCGACCTCGGTTTCCGCGACAAGTGGGGGGAAATCGAACGGGACTACTCCCCGAAGGCGGTCTTCACCGGGGTCGAGACCGACCGGCTTCAAGCGCTGGCCCGCCAGCTGGCCGAACTGCCCGCCGGCTTCACTCCCCACCCCAAGGCCGCCAGGCTGATGGAAAAACGGCGCGAGGCGGTCCTGGCCGGCGCCGGCATCGACTGGGCCGCCGCCGAAGCCCTCGCTTTCGGAAGCCTTCTCGCCGAAGGGGTCCCGGTGCGCCTGAGCGGCCAGGACTCGCGACGGGGGACCTTCAGCCAGCGCCATTCGACCATTGTCGACATGGAGACCGGGCGAACTCACGTTCCCCTCGCCGCCCTCCCGGGCGGGGCCGCCTTCCGCCCCTTCGACAGCTCGCTTTCGGAGGCGGCGGTGCTCGGCTTCGAGTACGGCTATTCCCTGGAGACCCCCGGCGGGCTGACCCTCTGGGAAGCCCAGTTCGGCGACTTCGTCAACGGCGCCCAGGTCATCATCGACCAGTTCATCGCCAGCGGCGCGGCCAAGTGGGACCGGGCCAGCGGCCTCGCCCTGCTCCTGCCCCACGGCTACGAGGGGCAGGGTCCGGAGCATTCGAGCGCCCGCATCGAACGTTTTTTGCAGCTCTGCGCCGGGGACAACCTGGTGGTCGCCGTCCCCTCCACCCCGGCCCAGTACTTTCACCTGCTGAGGCGGCAGGTCCTGCAGAGCTTCCGGAGGCCGCTGATCGTCCTTACTCCCAAGAGCCTGCTGCGCCACCCCGAATGCGTCTCGGAGCTGGACGCCTTCGCCGGCGGCCCCTTCCGCGAGGTCCTTCCGGAGGAGACCGACACCGGGGAAACGACCCGGGTCCTGCTGTGCAGCGGCAAGGTTTACTACGACCTGGACGACCGGCGGAGAAAATCGGGACGCCGGGGGGTGGCGATCGTGCGCCTCGAACAGCTGTTCCCGCTGCGCTCCGACCTGCTGAAGGAAACGCTGGAGCCCTTCGCAGGCGCCGAGGTCGTCTGGGTGCAGGAGGAGCCGGAGAACGGCGGGGCCTGGCCCTTTCTCCGCCCCCGCCTGACCGCCCTGCTGGGGAAGGAGCCGCGCTACGTCGGACGGGATGCGGCCGCCTCCCCGGCGGTCGGTTCCCACCGCCTGCACACCCGGGAGCAGGAACAGATTCTGGCCGAGGCATTCGGCGACTGA
- the lipB gene encoding lipoyl(octanoyl) transferase LipB, with amino-acid sequence MPGGLHPLGGLAPQLAGQGGIPSPFVTLRAGRLSYRDALQLQERLLDGRRRRREDVLLLVEHPPVVTLGRGGSEAHLLHSREELARRGIEVLRTGRGGDVTYHGPGQLVGYPVVDLDPLGRDLHRYLRMLEATLIDTLAAFGLVAERIPGKTGVWVDGAKIASIGVGVRRWVSWHGFALNVAGDLTGFEAIVPCGLPGVRMTSLEGLLGRPVLLEDVESALVRAFSRVFGGRHSGEYEEHEPAL; translated from the coding sequence ATGCCCGGTGGCCTGCATCCTCTGGGAGGACTAGCTCCCCAGCTTGCCGGGCAGGGCGGGATCCCGTCCCCCTTCGTCACCCTGCGGGCGGGCCGCCTTTCCTACCGGGACGCTCTTCAGCTCCAGGAGAGGCTCCTCGATGGACGGCGGCGGCGGCGCGAGGACGTGCTGCTCCTGGTGGAGCACCCGCCCGTCGTCACCCTAGGCCGGGGCGGCTCCGAGGCCCACCTGCTGCACAGCCGGGAGGAGCTGGCCCGGCGCGGCATCGAAGTGCTGCGGACGGGGCGGGGAGGCGACGTCACCTACCATGGTCCGGGCCAGCTGGTCGGCTACCCGGTTGTCGACCTCGACCCCCTCGGGCGCGACCTGCATCGCTACCTGAGGATGCTCGAGGCGACCCTGATCGACACCCTGGCGGCCTTCGGCCTGGTCGCGGAGCGCATCCCGGGCAAGACCGGTGTCTGGGTGGACGGAGCCAAGATCGCCTCGATCGGCGTCGGGGTGCGCCGCTGGGTGAGCTGGCACGGCTTTGCCCTCAACGTGGCCGGAGACCTGACGGGTTTCGAGGCCATCGTCCCCTGCGGTCTGCCGGGAGTGAGGATGACCTCCCTGGAGGGACTGCTCGGCCGTCCCGTCTTGCTCGAAGACGTGGAAAGCGCGCTGGTCCGCGCCTTCTCCCGGGTTTTCGGCGGTCGCCACTCAGGAGAGTACGAAGAACATGAGCCGGCCCTCTAG
- the elbB gene encoding isoprenoid biosynthesis glyoxalase ElbB, translating into MAKIGVVLSGCGVYDGSEIHEAVITLLAIDRAGAEAVCMAPDMEQMHVVNHLTGEPAAGESRNVLVESARIARGDIRDIKDVAAGDIDALILPGGFGAAKNLCDFAVKGADCSVQPDVARLVRAVLGAKKPLAAVCIAPALVSKVLGNEKLAHQLTIGTDAGTAGALESMGSTHVACPVSEFVIDRENKLVSTPAYMLAGSIKEAAEGIEKTVRALVELI; encoded by the coding sequence ATGGCAAAAATAGGAGTCGTCCTGTCCGGCTGCGGCGTCTACGACGGCAGCGAGATCCACGAGGCGGTCATCACCCTTCTGGCCATCGACCGGGCCGGTGCCGAAGCGGTCTGCATGGCTCCCGACATGGAGCAGATGCACGTGGTCAATCACCTCACCGGCGAGCCCGCCGCCGGCGAGAGCCGCAACGTGCTGGTGGAGTCGGCCCGCATTGCCCGGGGCGACATCAGGGATATCAAGGACGTCGCCGCCGGCGACATCGATGCCCTGATCCTCCCCGGCGGCTTCGGCGCCGCCAAGAACCTGTGCGACTTCGCCGTCAAGGGCGCCGACTGCTCGGTGCAGCCCGACGTGGCGCGCCTGGTGCGGGCGGTGCTCGGGGCGAAGAAGCCCCTCGCCGCCGTCTGCATCGCCCCGGCCCTGGTCTCCAAGGTGCTCGGCAATGAAAAGCTGGCCCACCAGCTCACCATCGGCACCGACGCGGGGACGGCCGGCGCCCTGGAGAGCATGGGCTCCACCCACGTGGCCTGCCCGGTGAGCGAATTCGTGATCGACAGAGAGAACAAGCTCGTCTCCACCCCCGCCTACATGCTCGCCGGAAGCATCAAGGAGGCGGCCGAGGGGATCGAGAAGACCGTCCGGGCCCTCGTCGAACTCATCTGA